The genomic region AAGCACCCTGCTAAGGCAATACAGATAGATAGCGAACTCGAACAACGCTTTTTAGATTCATTACCGTTTTCGCCCACCAATGCACAGCAACGCGTCGTCAATGATATTCGTCAAGATCTGCAACGGGATATCCCGATGATGCGCTTAGTTCAAGGTGACGTTGGCTCAGGTAAAACCCTAGTCGCGGCACTAGCAGCCCTTACAGCTATTGGTCAAGGATTTCAGGTAAGCCTTATGGCCCCCACCGAAATCCTTGCTGAGCAGCATGCCATTAATTTTGGCAAATGGTTTGAGCCGCTAAATATTCGCGTTGGTTGGCTAGCCAGTAAAGCTAAGGTGAAACAAAAGCGCGAAACTCTGGCTGCCATTGCATCTGGTGAGATCCAAATGGTGGTGGGTACCCATGCGCTGTTTCAAGAGCAAGTACAGTTTCACAATATGACATTAATGATCATTGATGAACAACACCGTTTTGGCGTGCAGCAACGTTTAGAGCTGCGCGAAAAAGGCAAGTTTGATAACTGTTATCCCCATCAGTTGATCATGACGGCAACACCAATTCCGCGCACCTTAGCAATGACCGCCTACGCCGATTTAGACACCTCCATTATCGATGAGTTACCGCCCGGCAGGACACCGATAAAGACCGTGGCGATAGCCGACTTACGTCGCGATGATGTCATTGAACGGGTGCGCCTAAATTGTCTCAACGAAAATCGCCAAGCTTACTGGGTCTGTACCCTGATAGAAGAATCCGAAGTACTGCAATGCCAGGCTGCCGAAGATACCGCCGAATACCTACAGCAGCAATTAGGTGAGTTAAAAGTCGGCTTAGTGCACGGAAAAATGAAAGCGGCTGAAAAGCAAGCGGTAATGGACAAATTTAAAGATGGTGATATCCATTTACTGGTTGCCACGACAGTTATTGAAGTTGGGGTTGACGTTCCTAACGCCAGCTTGATGATCATTGAAAACCCAGAGCGCTTAGGCTTAGCACAACTGCATCAATTACGCGGGCGTGTGGGCCGAGGTAGTGTCGCTTCTCATTGTGTATTAATGTACAAGTCGCCTCTATCAAAAACCGCCACCAAACGTTTAGGCGTACTACGCGAGTCCAGTGACGGTTTTTACATTGCCCAGCGCGACTTAGAAATTAGAGGTCCAGGGGAGTTACTCGGCACCCGGCAAACAGGTTTGGCCGAACTAAAGATTGCCGATTTAGTGCGAGATGGCGATTTAATTCCCGACATCCAACAGCAGGCTTATTTGCTGTGGAAACAATACCCCGCAAACAGCCAAAGGTTGATTAACCGTTGGTTAGCGAATAAAGAGCAGTATTCAAATGCCTAACTTGGCATCCATGTTTGCGGCTTGAGTTGATACGCATAAAACACGCCTAGTTCGCAGGAAAACAATTAATTCATCACGGCTTAATAACTCGTTTGCTATAATTTGGCTAGCGTTTGGTTGGTTAATATTATTGCTATCGACCGTGGTGCTAACAGTGATCACTTATCAAGCGTTTGTATTGTTTCTAGGCAATTAAGCTCGCCAGCACGCTAATTATCTACCACTAGGCTTGACTTGAGCACAATTATCGCTAGTTTTAGCTATGCTTTCTCTACGACTTCAACCTTAAGGCGATTTATGATTCTTTTGCTGCGGATCATCGACAAGTACTGGTACTGGGTGACTTTCCTCATTATGGCGCTTATCGCGTTGTTATCTTTATACCCTCTGGATAGTTTACCGCCAGTACCGGGTAGTGACAAAACCCATCATTTCATTGCCTATGCTGCGCTCGCTTTTCCTGTTGCGCTAAGCAAGCCTAAATCTTGGTGGTATGTCATTGTCGCTATTATTGCCTTTGGCGGAATTATTGAATTAATCCAACCCTACGTAAATCGCTATGGCGAATGGGCAGATATGAGTGCCAACAGCTTAGGTGTGCTGGTAGGGATCATTTTAGCAACAGCAATGAAAGCCATATTCAAATATCAGCATGGCAGCAAAGTTAATTCGAAGGTCAAATAAAAGCTCGCTCCAAAGGTTGTAAAAACCACTTCCATGTCGATGTAACCTCTACTTTCACGACAAAATTGTTTTCCCTAGGCGCCATATTCCAGTACACTTAGGGACACTATTTACTATTGGTAAAACAAGCAGCAGCATGAGCAACGACAACAAAGATACCACCCATTTTGGCTATAAAACCATTAACAGCCAAGACAAAGAATCTATGGTCGCCAGTGTTTTTCACTCGGTAGCCAAACAATATGATGTAATGAATGATTTAATGTCGCTTGGTATCCATCGCTTATGGAAACGTTTCACCATTGATGCCAGTGGTGTCCGTCCAGGCAACACCATCTTAGATCTCGCTGGTGGCACCGGCGACTTAACCGCTAAGTTTTCTAAACTGACGGGACCGCAAGGTAAGGTCATTCTTGCTGATATTAATTCATCAATGTTGCAAGTTGGCCGAGATAAATTACGTGATCGCGGCATTGTTGGTAATGTTGAATACGTGCAAGCCAACGCAGAAGCACTGCCATTTGAAGACAATACCTTTGATATTGTTACCATCGCTTTTGGCTTACGTAATGTAACCAATAAAGACAAAGCGTTAGCGTCAATTTTTCGTGTATTAAAGCCTGGCGGCCGTTTGCTGGTGCTGGAATTCTCAAAGCCAGAGCATGACTTACTGAATAAAGCCTACGACTTTTATTCATTCAATATTTTACCGAAAATGGGTGAGCTAGTCGCCAAAGACGGCGAAAGCTATCAGTATCTAGCTGAGTCTATTCGCATGCACCCAGATCAAGAAACCTTAAAGCAAATGATGGACAACGTTGGCTTTGAGCAAACCAGTTACCACAACCTTACCGGTGGTATCGTCGCATTACACAAAGGCTACAAGTTTTAATGTTAAGCGCCGATACGCCAAATGCCGTGCAGCAATTAATGCCCAAACAGGTATTAACCGCGGTACTTGAGCAACTGATCAACAAAACGATTGATTTAGATGATAAGGCGCGCAAGTACCTAGAGGTCATTAACCATAATAGCCTTACGGTATTAATCAACGAGCTAGGGTTCCCGATTACCTTACATGTCGCTGATGGCCACATCAGCGTCATTGCC from Thalassotalea sp. Sam97 harbors:
- the ubiE gene encoding bifunctional demethylmenaquinone methyltransferase/2-methoxy-6-polyprenyl-1,4-benzoquinol methylase UbiE — protein: MSNDNKDTTHFGYKTINSQDKESMVASVFHSVAKQYDVMNDLMSLGIHRLWKRFTIDASGVRPGNTILDLAGGTGDLTAKFSKLTGPQGKVILADINSSMLQVGRDKLRDRGIVGNVEYVQANAEALPFEDNTFDIVTIAFGLRNVTNKDKALASIFRVLKPGGRLLVLEFSKPEHDLLNKAYDFYSFNILPKMGELVAKDGESYQYLAESIRMHPDQETLKQMMDNVGFEQTSYHNLTGGIVALHKGYKF
- a CDS encoding VanZ family protein; translation: MILLLRIIDKYWYWVTFLIMALIALLSLYPLDSLPPVPGSDKTHHFIAYAALAFPVALSKPKSWWYVIVAIIAFGGIIELIQPYVNRYGEWADMSANSLGVLVGIILATAMKAIFKYQHGSKVNSKVK
- the recG gene encoding ATP-dependent DNA helicase RecG; the encoded protein is MQSLANIPVTVLKGVGPSIAAKLEKLGLHSLQDLLFHLPLRYEDRTRIYQIRDLIPGIHTSVIGTVVDSQIQFGKRRMLLVRINDGSGELTLRFFHFSAAQKANLAPGKMLRCFGEIQRGGRGFEIIHPEYKSAEEDAEAVAVEETLTPVYPTTDGLRQISIRNICEQALQRLDRGSVEELLPSHMQNDGLTLAQAIKLLHKPTPDVSTSLFEQGRHPAQIRLIREELLAHNLSMLKLRQSSDKHPAKAIQIDSELEQRFLDSLPFSPTNAQQRVVNDIRQDLQRDIPMMRLVQGDVGSGKTLVAALAALTAIGQGFQVSLMAPTEILAEQHAINFGKWFEPLNIRVGWLASKAKVKQKRETLAAIASGEIQMVVGTHALFQEQVQFHNMTLMIIDEQHRFGVQQRLELREKGKFDNCYPHQLIMTATPIPRTLAMTAYADLDTSIIDELPPGRTPIKTVAIADLRRDDVIERVRLNCLNENRQAYWVCTLIEESEVLQCQAAEDTAEYLQQQLGELKVGLVHGKMKAAEKQAVMDKFKDGDIHLLVATTVIEVGVDVPNASLMIIENPERLGLAQLHQLRGRVGRGSVASHCVLMYKSPLSKTATKRLGVLRESSDGFYIAQRDLEIRGPGELLGTRQTGLAELKIADLVRDGDLIPDIQQQAYLLWKQYPANSQRLINRWLANKEQYSNA